The Oculatellaceae cyanobacterium genomic sequence TCGCGGGGGTGAGGTAAGTTAAGCAATTTAAAGAAAAAATAATACCTAAGACACTTGTTGTTATAAAAGTTAAAATTCTGCTACTTCATGGTTAATCAACTGTTTATATGAATCATTCGCTTGGGAATTCATCTAATTATACTGACCGTATTCTGGTTGTCGATGATTCGCCCGATAACTTGTTCTTGGTGCAAACAATTTTGGAAGAAGAGGGATATCACATCACACTAGCGGAGGGGGGGCATTCAGCACTCAACTATATAGAACAGTCACCACCGGATTTAGTGTTATTAGATGTGATGATGCCAGGAATTGATGGATATGAGGTTACCCAGCGTATCCGCAAGAATCAGCAGTTACCCTTTATCCCAATATTATTGATTACTGCATACGACCAACCCAGTGTAGTTCAGGGACTTGATACGGGTGCAGATGATTTTATTCGCAAACCTGTAGAAGTCGATGAGTTGCTGGCGCGAGTGAGATCGCTACTACGACTCAAGCATAGCGTAGACGAGCGCGATCAAATTGCCCGCCAACGGGAAGATTTTGTTTCTAGGCTTACCCATGATTTGCGTACTCCTTTGGTAGCAGCAGATCGGATGTTGTCGCTGTTCCAGCAAGGAGCATTAGGAGAACAATCTCCACCAATGGCAGAAGCGATTTCTACGATGGCTCGTAGTAACCGCAACTTGTTAGCAATGGTAAATACTTTGCTAGAAGTTTACCGCTATGAAGCAGGTCGTAAAACTCTGATATTTTCGCCTGTTGATTTGCGAGAACTACTTAAGGAAGTTGTCCAAGAACTATCTCCTTTAGCGGATGAAAAAACTCTTGCTCTTAAGCTTAAGCTAGAGGAAACATCTTCAGGAAAAGTCGTAGGCGATCGCTTGGAATTGCATCGAGTCTTTACCAACTTAATTGGCAATGCCATTAAGTTTACAGAAGCAGGCTCTATAGAAGTAAACTTGAAGCCAGATAGTTCTTGGGTAGTAGTTGAAGTAAAAGATACTGGCCCAGGTATTACCCAAGAAGATCAATCAATGCTATTTGAACGCTTCCGCCCTGGAAGCCACAAACGCTCTGGTAGCGGTTTAGGACTACATCTATCCCGCCGGATTGTGGAAGCTCATCAAGGTAAGATAGAGGTTCAATCTGCTTTAGGCAAAGGTAGCAGCTTCATTGTCTATTTACCTGCCCAAGAGTAAAAGAAAATTAGCGATTACCTATTTTAATCGTGGAATTATTAGACCTCGTAGCTTGAGTCAAATGTTGGATAATTAACCACAGATAAACACAGATAAATACAAATGTACGCGCAGCGTTACCGCAAGCTGTACAGATGGTAAAACTGATTGAGAGCAAAAAGTCTATTAATCCAAGGGGCAAGGGGAGAAAAGCAGGCATAATTACTAGCTTTTAGCAATTATGTAGAGCTATTTGTGGCGTAATCCCTAAAAATTTTAGATTTTAGATTTTGGATGTTACCTTAAATAATATCTAAAATCTAAAATCTGAGCTAGCAACCTAAATATGCTAATCCAACAAAGCTATCATACAATTCTCACCGAACAACGTCATTTATTTACAAGTGGAAAAACTAAAGATATTGCTTCTAGAATTGAACAATTAAAGCTTCTAAAAAAAGTAATAATAGAACATGAGGTTCAGATTCAATCTGCTTTAAAAGCTGATTTAAATAAGTCAGAATTTGAAAGTTATATTAGTGAAATTGGTCTGTGTTTAGAAGAAATTAACTATGCGATTAAGCAGATTAATTCTTGGACAAAGCCTCAAAAAGTTAAGACACCACTGACTCAGTTTCTCGCCTCATCTCAAATTTATTCTGAACCCTTGGGTATCGTATTGATTATTGGGGCTTGGAATTATCCTTTCCAACTAATGATTACACCACTTGTAGGTGCGATCGCGGCTGGTAATTGTGCTATTTTGAAGCCTTCAGAACTAGCAGTTAATACATCTCAGGTTCTTGCTAATATTATTAATCAAACCTTTGCTCCAAATTTTATCCATGTAATTGAAGGAGGCAAAGAAACTACTCAACAATTATTATCAGAAAAGTTTGATCATATATTTTTTACTGGTAGCACTGAAGTCGGCAAAATAGTAATGGCTGAAGCAGCCAAGCAATTAACACCAGTAACTTTAGAACTTGGTGGCAAAACTCCTTGTATCGTTGATGCTAATACTCATATTGAATATACAGCTAGAAGAATTGTCTGGGGTAAATTTCTTAATGCTGGACAAACCTGTATTGCCCCGGACTATTTATTAGTAGATAAAAAAGTCAAAAAAGATTTATTAGCTAACATTACAAGCTGCATTCAAAGCTTTTACGGCAACAACCCTATTGAGAGTCCCGACTACGGCAGAATTATTAATGAAAAACACTTTAACCGCCTGTGTAAATTGTTGAATACTGGTGAAATTATAATTGGCGGAGAAACTAATTTAGCTGACCGATATATTGCACCCACTGTTATTGATCGGGTTAGCTGGAAAGATGCAGTGATGAAAGAAGAAGTTTTTGGGCCGATTTTGCCAGTAATAGAATATAACGATTTAAGTGAAGTGATCGCACTGGTCAACTCCCAACCTAAACCTTTAGCTTTATACTTTTTTTCAAATAATCAACAAAAGCAACAGCAAATTTTACGAGAAACATCCTCTGGAGGCGTAAGTATTAACGATACAGTGATGCACTCTGGTGTCCCAGATTTACCATTTGGAGGAGTAGGTGCAAGTGGCATAGGTAGTTATCACGGGAAAGCTAGTTTTGATACTTTTTCCCATAAAAAAAGCATTCTCAACAAATCTTTTTTAGTTGATTTGAAGATGAGATATGCTCCTTACAAAGAAAAACTTAAATTAGTTAAGCGGTTAATGAATAGTTAAGTGCTAACTGTAACGTTCTTCTGCCCAAGGTTCCCCCCGCCGATGATAACCGTTACGTTCCCAAAAGCCGGATTCCTCGCGATCAAGGAACTCTAAGCCATTAATCCACTTAGCACTTTTCCAGGCATATAGATGGGGTACTACTAGCCGCATAGGGCCACCATGTTCTGCTGGAAGCGGCTCCCCAAAAAGCGTGTGAGCAAAAAAGTTTTCTTCCCGTAAAAAATCTTCTAGGGGAATATTGGTGGTGTAGCCGCCATAGCAGTGTTCCATCACATGAACAGCTTTGGGGTCTAGTTCCACCAATTTCATAAAGTCTGTTACCTTAACACCTGTCCACTGGACATCAAGTTTTGACCAGCGCGTAACACAGTGGAAATCAGCAGTGAATTGACTTTGGGGCAGAGCCATAAACTCTGCCCAGGTCAAAGTCTTTTCTTTTGCCTTGCCCCACACTCGAAATTGCCAGTTATCAGTGCTGACACTGGGACTTTGCCCATAAGTCAGCACTGGGAATCCCTTTGTCAGGAATTGACCGGGGGGTACACGATCATCCTGCTCCGCATCAGGTTTTTTAAAAAATTTCCCTAGCATGAGTTCAGCCGTGATTGGTAAATCAAAGAACTAATAGGGCGAGCAACTAGACACCAATAAGGCGTTTTTAGCTTTCTTCTTGTTCTTCTTCCTCGGTGGAAGGATAAACAAAGCTCTTAGCGCGTCCAGTTAATATAGATTTACCTAGAGACAAAGCTTTTTTAGCTTCAACTGCTGCCTTGTGCTTCCAGGTAGCTTTGCGCTTATCGCGTTTAGATTTTGAGGTTTTCTTCTTAGGAACTGCCATAGTACTAGGTTCTGCAATTTTTTCAGCTTTATTATTCTAGGCGATCGCAGATGCAAAAAATATTGTCCCAGGGCTAAGGACTGAGGATTAGGTCAAATTGATAATTGATTAGACATATCCAAAAAAGATTGTAGGCAAGCTCTCTACAATGGTTCTAGCTAACGCAATTTCGTCTTCTTAACTCCCTCTACTTCTTTTATCTTTACCTCTGCTGAGGAAGAGGGGGGGAAGTTTGGGGAGTTGTATTAGTTGTACTACTAGGAGATACTAAGGGATTATTTGTGGGACTTGTACTACTAGGAGCTACTAGGGGACTATTTGTGG encodes the following:
- a CDS encoding sulfite oxidase-like oxidoreductase — encoded protein: MLGKFFKKPDAEQDDRVPPGQFLTKGFPVLTYGQSPSVSTDNWQFRVWGKAKEKTLTWAEFMALPQSQFTADFHCVTRWSKLDVQWTGVKVTDFMKLVELDPKAVHVMEHCYGGYTTNIPLEDFLREENFFAHTLFGEPLPAEHGGPMRLVVPHLYAWKSAKWINGLEFLDREESGFWERNGYHRRGEPWAEERYS
- the rpmF gene encoding 50S ribosomal protein L32, producing the protein MAVPKKKTSKSKRDKRKATWKHKAAVEAKKALSLGKSILTGRAKSFVYPSTEEEEQEES
- a CDS encoding hybrid sensor histidine kinase/response regulator: MNHSLGNSSNYTDRILVVDDSPDNLFLVQTILEEEGYHITLAEGGHSALNYIEQSPPDLVLLDVMMPGIDGYEVTQRIRKNQQLPFIPILLITAYDQPSVVQGLDTGADDFIRKPVEVDELLARVRSLLRLKHSVDERDQIARQREDFVSRLTHDLRTPLVAADRMLSLFQQGALGEQSPPMAEAISTMARSNRNLLAMVNTLLEVYRYEAGRKTLIFSPVDLRELLKEVVQELSPLADEKTLALKLKLEETSSGKVVGDRLELHRVFTNLIGNAIKFTEAGSIEVNLKPDSSWVVVEVKDTGPGITQEDQSMLFERFRPGSHKRSGSGLGLHLSRRIVEAHQGKIEVQSALGKGSSFIVYLPAQE
- a CDS encoding aldehyde dehydrogenase codes for the protein MLIQQSYHTILTEQRHLFTSGKTKDIASRIEQLKLLKKVIIEHEVQIQSALKADLNKSEFESYISEIGLCLEEINYAIKQINSWTKPQKVKTPLTQFLASSQIYSEPLGIVLIIGAWNYPFQLMITPLVGAIAAGNCAILKPSELAVNTSQVLANIINQTFAPNFIHVIEGGKETTQQLLSEKFDHIFFTGSTEVGKIVMAEAAKQLTPVTLELGGKTPCIVDANTHIEYTARRIVWGKFLNAGQTCIAPDYLLVDKKVKKDLLANITSCIQSFYGNNPIESPDYGRIINEKHFNRLCKLLNTGEIIIGGETNLADRYIAPTVIDRVSWKDAVMKEEVFGPILPVIEYNDLSEVIALVNSQPKPLALYFFSNNQQKQQQILRETSSGGVSINDTVMHSGVPDLPFGGVGASGIGSYHGKASFDTFSHKKSILNKSFLVDLKMRYAPYKEKLKLVKRLMNS